Genomic window (Subtercola endophyticus):
CAGGCTCCGTCAGTGCAGGCCAGGTGGGTGCAGGCCAAGTGGGTTCAGGCCAAGTGGGCGCCGGTCAGGGCAGCGCACGCGCCGGCTCCGGACAGGGCACTTCAGGTCAGGCCACCTCGGGTCAGGGAACTTTCGGTCAGGGCGCCGCCGCGTACGGCGCGGAGCAGTTCATTCCCGCCACGATCATCCCGTCGGCGACGCCGGCGGTGTCGCTGACGTCGTTGCCGGCGACGACATCCGCCCGCCTCGAGCGCGATGCGCTGATGGCGATGCTGCAATACCCCACCTCGGTGGGCCGCGAGCTGATGGCACGGGCATCCGGTGTCGGCTACAGCAACGCTGCGCTGGCTGCCGTTCGCGACGCGATCGCACTGTCGATCGACTCGTTCGAGGCGCCCGACTGGGTCGGAATCATCGTCGGCGCAGTGCAGCCCGAGTACAAGGGCCTTGTCGAGCAACTCGCCGTGGCGCCGATTCCCGAGCGCCCCGAGCGTGAACTAGACGTGTACTTGCGCCGCGTGACCTCGTCGCTGATCGAGCGACACCTCGTGCGGCGCAAAGAAGAGGTGCTGGGCCAGCTTCAGCGAACGGATGCAACGGCAGAGCCCGACGCGTATCGCACCCTGCAGCGCGAACTCGTACAGCTCGAGGCCGATCGGCGCACCATCCACGCCGACTGAGCCGCACCACGCGGGGGGCGCCACCGCGGCACCGCGCGGGGGCGCGATTCGTGAAAGCGACCCTTGCGGACGAGAGCGACCAGCGCGGCGGTCGCTCTCGTCCGCACATGTCGCTCTCGTTGCGCCGATCGTCGAGTTGCGGCCCGCCGCGGTAGGTCGGAGCCAGCACTGCGTGGCGTTGTTAGGCTCGCAGAATGAGTGAGCCCGTACTGCTGGCGTCTGACGTCACCATCGAGTACCCCGCGCACAGCGTGAGCCCCGCCTACACGGCGGTGCGCGGTGTGAGCTTGCGCATCGAGCCGGGCGAGATCGTCGGTCTGGTCGGTTCGAGCGGTTCGGGCAAGTCCACATTCGCTCGCGTGGCGGCAGGCCAGGCGACGAGCGGAAACCGCGAATCGACCCCGCGCGTCGTCGGCGGTTCGCTCAGCGTTCTCGGTTACGACTTGCGAAAAGGCGTGCACGGTCGCAAACTCAACCGGCTGACGTTCGGCGTGGGGTACCTGGCCCAAGATTCGTCGAGTGCGCTCACATCGAATATGACGATCGCCGAATCGGTCGCCGAGCCGCTCTTCGCCCGAGACCGGCGGTACAACGAAAAAGACGCCAGTCTCCGTGTCGCGACCCTGCTCGACGCCCTGCTGCTGGCGAACGGTACGGCGCTGAAACTGCCGCACGAGCTCTCGAGCGGGCAGCGTCAACGGGTCGCGATTGCGCGGTCGCTCATCCTCGACCCGGTCTTTCTGGTGGTCGACGAGCCGACAGCCGGGGTCGACGTATCGGTGCGCGGCCCCGTCATCGACGTGATCTCGAAGCTGCAGCGCGAGCGCGGGGCCACGGCCCTCATCGTGAGCCACGACCTCGAGGTCCTGCGCAAGTCGGTCGACCGCATCGTGGTGCTGCACGAGGGCGTCGTCGTGGGGCTGGGCACGATCGACGAGGTGCTGGGCGATCCACGGCATCCGTATGTCGCCGGATTGGCCAAAGCGCGCGAAAAGCGGGCCTGAACGCGACGTTTGCGAGCAGGCTGAGGGTCGCTCGATTTAGTGATGCGGTGTTTCGTGATAATGTAACCAAGCTGTTTCAGCATTCCTCGATAGCTCAATTGGCAGAGCAGCCGGCTGTTAACCGGCAGGTTCTTGGTTCGAGTCCAAGTCGGGGAGCGAAAAGGTCGTCAGGGCTCCACCCCGGCGGCCTTTTTCTCATCTCCCAGCGAATTCCTGGGCTCGTAACCGGCATAACCCCGAATTCCTTCGGGCGCAACGTGTCGGCTTCTGGCTCACCGGTTTCGTCGTGTTCGTGGGCTGGAACATCACGACCGTGATCGGCGACGTGAGCGCCTACGGACTCGCCGCCGCCGCCGCGGCCTTTCTCGGGCTGCTCTGGCCCCGTCTGAAGCATCTGCAGGCTCCGGCCGTCGCAGTGGCCGCCGGGCTCGTTGCGGCCCTGCTGACGCCTGTTCTCGCGCCGGTCTGCCGCTCACCGTCGCCGCTGTGGTCGCGGTGGGGGTCGGGCTGACGAATTGGCTCGGCCCACGATCTCATCGCGGCAGTGGCGAGCCGCCCGACACCGCGGAGATCGCTCCGATCGAGGGGATGCCCTCGTGACGATGTGGCAGCTCATCATTCTGGCGTCTCTGGCCTGTTTCGCGCTCGGTTCGCCGGCTACCTGATTCCGCCGGCCGTGTTCGCGCGGCCTACGCCCGCCCGAGTCGCCAATCTGCTCACGATCGGCTTGCTCGCCGCGGGGCGCGCCGCCGCGCAAACCCTGGCCGGGGCTACGCGCCGCCGTCGAAGGTGTCGACGCCGGGCATCCAGCTCTGCCCAGGGGCACCCCAGCTGCGCTTGCGGGCGATCTTCGCCGCCGCCTTGGCGTAGGGGTATTCGAGCCGGTCGATGTACAAATACCCGTCGAGGTGGTCGTACTCGTGCTGAAAGATGCGCGCCAGCCAGCCGTCCGTCTCGATCTCGTAGGGAACGTTGTCGATGTCGACCGCCCGAAGCAGCGCCGTGCTCGAGCGCACCAGAGGAAACCGTTCACCGGGAAACGACAGGCAGCCCTCGGAGTCGGATTCCTCGGCCTCGACTACCGGCGGCGGGCTGATCAGCAACACCGGGTTGATCGCGGTGCCCTCGTGCTTGACTCCGTCGCCGTCAGTGAATTCGTACACGAACAGCCGCAGCGGAACGCCGACTTGGGGAGCGGCGAGGCCGACGCCCGGGGCGAGGTGCATCGTCTCCACCATGTCGGCGACGAGCGTGCGCAGGTCGGAATCGAACTGGGTCACCGGGGCCGCGGGTGCGTGCAGCACCGGGTCGCCCGAGATGCGGATCGGAAGAACGGCCATTCGCCAAGTTTATGGGAACGCTCCGTGCCGGGCTGCCTGGCGTGCCTGCCAGCCCTCCGCCAGCAAATCGCGGTACTGTCGGAAAGTGTCCCTCGACCTCGCTCTGGCCTCAGCACAGCTGAGCCTGAACCCCGCGCAGTTCCTGGGCATTCCTGTTGCTCTGCTCGGCGCCGTGTTCTTGTCGTTCGGCGCGCAACTGCAGCACAGCGGCGTCAAGAAGGTCGAAGCGCGAAGTACCCGCAAGGTGACCGGCGGGCTGGATCTCGGTCAGTTCGGTGCGCTGTTCAGCCGCCCCTCGTGGGTTTTCGGCACCCTGATGCTCGGCGGCGCGATCGTGCTGCAGCTGGTCGCTCTGAGTCTGTCGCCGCTCATCGTGGTGCAGCCCCTCGGTGCAGTGGCGCTGGTCATCACGGCGATTCTCAATTCACGGGTCTCGCACTCCAAGCTGAACCGGGCATCCGTGATCTCGGTCATCATGTGCGTCGGCGGGGTTGGTGCTTTTGTCTTGATCGCCGCTTTCAGCGCCGTCGACACCCCGGTGAGCGACCAGCAACTCGAAACGGTCGCCAGCATCATGGCGATTGTTCTCGTGGTGTTCGTCGTGGCGTTCGTGCTGTTCCGCAAGCGCATGAAAGCGGTCGCCTACATCGTGGGTGCCGGTGTGCTCTACGGCTTCGTCGCCACCCTCGCCAAGGTGGTCATCAGCCGCATCCAGCAGGGCGATTTCGAGTGGCTCACCTTCATCTGCCTGCTCGGGATGATCGTGGGCTCCGCCGCGGGCGCGTACCTCATTCAGACGGCCTACACACTGGGCCCGCCCGACCTCGTGATCGCCGGTCTCACCGTGATCGACCCGATCGTCGCGGTCGGAATCGGCATCGTCGTGCTCAACGAAGCGTCGCAGGCCCCAACCATCGCACTTGTCGGCTTTGCCTTGACGGGAATCTTGGCAATACTGGGTGTGTTCGGTCTGGCCCGATATCATCCTCAGAGCGAACACTAGGAGCCCTACTTGTCAGATACTTCCGGAACCAACACCGCCCCCTCGGCGGCGCGCCCCGAGAAGCCTGTGCAGCCGCGTGCCGAAACGGGCATCACGGCGCGCACCGACAAGCCGCTCACGGTCGTCATCGGCGCAGACACGTTCTCGCCGAACGTCAATGGCAGCGCCCGGTTCTCGC
Coding sequences:
- a CDS encoding DMT family transporter; amino-acid sequence: MSLDLALASAQLSLNPAQFLGIPVALLGAVFLSFGAQLQHSGVKKVEARSTRKVTGGLDLGQFGALFSRPSWVFGTLMLGGAIVLQLVALSLSPLIVVQPLGAVALVITAILNSRVSHSKLNRASVISVIMCVGGVGAFVLIAAFSAVDTPVSDQQLETVASIMAIVLVVFVVAFVLFRKRMKAVAYIVGAGVLYGFVATLAKVVISRIQQGDFEWLTFICLLGMIVGSAAGAYLIQTAYTLGPPDLVIAGLTVIDPIVAVGIGIVVLNEASQAPTIALVGFALTGILAILGVFGLARYHPQSEH
- a CDS encoding ATP-binding cassette domain-containing protein gives rise to the protein MSEPVLLASDVTIEYPAHSVSPAYTAVRGVSLRIEPGEIVGLVGSSGSGKSTFARVAAGQATSGNRESTPRVVGGSLSVLGYDLRKGVHGRKLNRLTFGVGYLAQDSSSALTSNMTIAESVAEPLFARDRRYNEKDASLRVATLLDALLLANGTALKLPHELSSGQRQRVAIARSLILDPVFLVVDEPTAGVDVSVRGPVIDVISKLQRERGATALIVSHDLEVLRKSVDRIVVLHEGVVVGLGTIDEVLGDPRHPYVAGLAKAREKRA
- the def gene encoding peptide deformylase, which translates into the protein MAVLPIRISGDPVLHAPAAPVTQFDSDLRTLVADMVETMHLAPGVGLAAPQVGVPLRLFVYEFTDGDGVKHEGTAINPVLLISPPPVVEAEESDSEGCLSFPGERFPLVRSSTALLRAVDIDNVPYEIETDGWLARIFQHEYDHLDGYLYIDRLEYPYAKAAAKIARKRSWGAPGQSWMPGVDTFDGGA